The region CTACCTTTGCCTTTACCAACTAGGGCTCGGAGTTTAAATCCTCCTCTGTCCCCCCTTTCCTGTAAATAAAGGCCCTACTGACCACTCTGCCTGCCTCCTTCCTTGGGCTTTGAAGTGGAAATCTTGGCGCTAACCCCCAAGGGTTACTGCCAATTCATCAGGGGATTATTTATACTCTGGGGATCAGCAGGCAGGGAGGTTCAAGTTaccaggaggaggtggggggagctCCCTGCCTTGGTGTTCCCCACAACCCTGCCAGGGCCTTTAGGCTCTTCTACTTTCACAGGGTGGCAAGCCCTGGCTCTGTTTCTAGACGTGTCCAACCCCTCCCTGCCAACCAGTCCCTACCCACAACCCTCATGTATTGGAAGGAGGCAAGGACTTTGAGTGGAGGtggagaagaaagcagaaaacatGAAGGGCAAAAACCTCCTTCTGACAGACTTATTAATAGGGCACCAGGCTGCATGCAGCTGACGCTTGGCATGACTTTTggagaaggtgggggaggggttaGAAGTGTGGGGAGCTGTGTACCTTGCAGAGAAGAATTGGCTGGGCTGAGAATGAACAGATCTGAAATCCTGAAACAAGGAACCAGACTCAAAGAAAGCTGGGCTCCCAGCGCTTGCTGTAgtttatttgtgaaatgaatggGGAAAGAGGATGTCAGTCCAAGGGGAGATCAGGGGGTTCCTCCTCATCAGAGTCAAACTCAACATTTTCATCTTTTACCCATCGACCTCGTCCATCTGGGATCCATCCAGAGCTGGAAACATCAGAAAACAGAACTGGTCAGGAAAGGAagtttattaaattaataaaagcGTGTGTGCGAGTGCtctgtcacgtccgactctgcaatcccatggactgtagcctgccaggctcctatgtccatgggatttcccaggcaagaatactagaatgggttgccatttccttctccaggggaatcttcccaactcaggggtcgaacctgcctCTTGTGCactacaggaggattctttactgctgagcctcctgggaaaccccaatAGTTCTTTCtatctaattaattaatttcctgAACTATCTGGGAAAAAGTTACATATGTAAGGagtctgtgcatgcatgcatgtgtgctaagttgcttcagtaggaaccgactctgtgaccctgtggagtgtagtccaccaggattctccaggtaagaatactggagtgggttgccatgccctcctccaggggatcttcctgacccagaaatcgaatgcatctcctgcattggcaggtggtttctttaccactgtgccacctgggaagccccatggggaTAAGTAAAAACACTTGAGAAGATCTGAAACAAGGAGGGTCAGAGAGCAaagggaaaaacaggaaaaattctGCATACTCACCTTCGAAGGGTGAGATAATGATCCAGGGCCCGTCTTCTTGTGGGACTCATAGGTGCAGGGgatgaaacagtggctgactcctTGGTCTGTGAACCAGCCTCAGGCTCAGGTTCTCTATTGATCTTCCCTCcttggggttcaatctctgggggTGGCAAAGGGGGACGAGAGACAGAGGGACGAGCGGCTTCTGGTCTGGACAGAGAAGAATCAAAGTCTGTAAAAGCGGTAAAGGAAAGGGCCTAATCTGTGACTCCCAACTCCTTATAGAAGTGCTTCCCAGTTCTGTGTTCCTCAAGATATTAGTAAGTGTTCTGCATAAGAAGAATTTTGGAATCCAGTAAATTTTGGAAAGGCTAAATTAATcttttaaggatttttaaaatttttatcttaagATTTTGTAGAACCCTTAAAATACACTATTTTCAATCAAATAAGATTACAAAGCAGCACCTCCCAAACTTTTTAGTTACAAAAATCTTTTTCCTGAAATACAAGTTAACACCCCCAGAACACTTAGTATTTCTCAGATTACAATTAGGAAAATAATCACTTTAGAGCTACTTATCTCTTGTCCCTCCCTACCTCTGGCTTTCCCATCCCACTGACCTGTACTTTCGGCGGCAGCAACTGTTATAGTGAGGAGCTCTGTGCAGAGCACTCTGAGTGATAAGTCGAGTCTGGGttaagagaggagcctggcatggagaCCAGAGACAGAGTCAGAGCCTTCAGAGCCAGAAACAAGCCAAAGTCCTTCAAGCCTCAGGTGTGCAGCACAGTCCTGCCTGGAACACAACTTTGCCCCTCTGATTACCTCTGCTGTGGTCTCTTCTCTCCTGAGTTCATTATGCTGTCTTGGATTCTGTTCTGTGCCCTTTCCTGGCGGCTTCTTGCCATAGAAAAGCTGCAGGCCTGAGGAGAAAGGCGAAGAGGATTAAAAGCAGAGCACCAAGGGTGGTGTGAAGAGATTTTAAGGGTTTACTCTGTATCGACTGTCTTCCCAAACTTACTGGACAGATGCTTTTTGCCTGCACGGTGGGCAGTCAGCATGGCCAGAGTGTCCAGGACAGGCCGGTGGGGACAGATGGCACAAGCAAAGCTGGGGAGGAGGAAAGATCATTGCTCCCTGGGGAGTGGAGTCTTGGTCATAGGTCCCACCCCGTCCAAGCATTCATTTCCAAAGTCCAACTCCCAAGTCTCTCAGTCTCCATCACCCACATCCCTGTCACTCACTCCCAGCCAAAGAATCCTAGATACTCCTGCTCTCCTCCTTAATAACAAAAGTTCTTGAGTCTCTAACTTCAAAACCCTTAAACTTGATCCACTCCTCGTTCTCACCGTCCATCCCGTAGCATCAGCGCCTCATCCTCTGGGATGTAACTGGCAAGCAGGTCCCCGACTCTTCGTTTCTGCAGGGGACAGGGGAAGAAGTCCGGACGGGATCAGCTGGATATGAGGGAGGGATAAAAGGGAAATGATAGAGACGAGGACTCAAAGGGAATAAAGACCACGGAAGAACACACATCTGCGGCGAGGAAGGGGTCACCACCATCTCTAGTCTTTTGGTtccctccgccccgccccccagTTGTTGCCCCAGCAACAAAACAGCTCCTTTACGGCCTTCAGAGGGCAGGTGAAGCTGCTTCGGACGCAGTCTTCTCCGCCTACTTTGAGCACATTGAGTTGACTCCAATCGTCTCCTTCCCTCTTGAAAGACATCACGACTGTGAGCCCCAGAAATCTTAAACTCTATCCAGCCGCCTTCGCCACTCCTTTCAGGCCACCGTAGCGGGAGTGAGACGTCTCCGTTCCTTCCGGTCTCTTTCCGGCTGGCCCCCTGACTTCCGGGGATGTGCTTCCACGAATGCACCGCGCGATCCCGGAAGCCAGCTTCTAGTCGACCGAGGGGGACTGCATTTCCTATGGTGCCCTGCGACCTCACCGGCGCGGGGCCTTTTGGGAAATGAAGTCTTTTTTCAAAGAGCTTGCCGCCGGGCTGGATCCAGGCCCTTTCGTCTTGGCAGATTCGAGGCGTTTGGAACGACAAGAACCTAAATGTGGAGCCCGAATTCGAGGGTGTCACTGATTTAGTTTGGAGAGTACCTTTGAGGATCTCTGAAGGGGGAAGAGTGCTACAGACTGTCGCTATTGTCACGCCCTTCGCCTGCAGCCACAGCCCACATAGGGTGGGCCTGATCTGTTCCTGACCCTAGAGGGCCAACCCCGGCACGGGGCGGAGTCGGGGTATTGGGGATCCAGGAGGTCGGGCTGTCAGACGTAGGGGAAAATTGAGTTGCGAGTTAAGGAGGCTGATAGAGTTCAAAGGTCAGGGGTCAACGTCGCGAGCTGTTGTGGGGAATCGAAAGTCGGAGGGGTGCTTAGGAAAGACTCAGGTAGGGACTGAACAGTCGGAGTACAGATTTGTGGGAAGGGGACTTGGAGGGAGGAGAAGCTCGGGCTGACAGGTCGCGTGTcgccgggggaggcggggagactTAGGGAAGACTGAAGGGGAGAAGGATCCTGTAAGATACCCATTCTCGGACCGCGAGCCCGTCACTATCGGTCACTTGGCCGGGTCTCCCGTAGTTGTAACCTCAGTTGTCCGCAGGGTAAGGAGATGGCTTCTCCCTCTAGACAGGCCCCCCTCGGGGGGTCAGGACTGCTTCAAGGGAGCCGGGCTCGTTCTTATGGAAGCCTGGTGCAGTCTGCCTGCTCCCCGGTGAGGGAAAGACGCCTGGAGCATCCGTTGGCGCCCGGAGACACCCTGGCTGGACTAGCACTCAAATACGGGGTGACGGTGAGTCTTCCAGGATTAGGACGCTGACACCCACTTAGAAGAGGTTTATTCCTCATGAGAGTGTATGGCCCTCTAGGCAACTTCCCctgaaatgtttttaattgtGTTTATATTAACTAATTGTGATAAATTGATTGTGATAAAGGTTTGGTCCacctttatctttttgttttcccaTCTCAGTGTTGCACTGTCTGGTGGGGACAAATCCTGTCCCATTATCCCAACGGAGAGGAGCAGCATTTATTTATTAGGCCAGTCACTGTACTAAAGACTTTGCATCCATTTGCCCATTTTATCCTCACATCCCTATCAAGCATATAATGATTGtgccccttttacagatgaagaaactgagacttagatTGGTTAACTAGTTTGACCAAAGTCAAATAACTAATACGTGTTGATGTGAAAATTCAAACaggtctgtctgattccaaagcctgtACTGTTAACtacatagaaatattttaattgagaATGACTAAACATTCACAGCAAACAATGCAAAGCTAGTTTTTAGTCTGAGGTTCCTTAAGTGCTGTCTCCTcttgttcttttctcctcctcaatGCCCTGCCCTCTTCTTTTCAAGAAGGAGGAAGGTGGTCTCTGTGGTACAAAACAGGTGCTGTCTATGCCAAGCATTTCAGCTCATGCATAGGGTATATTTAGTAGGAGTAAAAATACATTGCTTTAAAGTTGATAAGGGTCTTCCCCTATATCTTGTTGAATTTAGGCAACGTTTTTCTGCTTGGTATGTTCAAAGCATTGTGGTAACCATCTTGGGAGATAGAAACATAAATGTGTAGTTGCTGCTCTCATGTAATTTACAGTCTAATGAGAAGTGGGCAGGGACACAAATAATGATTGTAGGTGACAGAACATGGTGAGTTTGTAGAGATGTTAACAAAGAGTGGGAAGTCAGGAAAGAAGATTGGTTTTTATTTGGAAGGGGACATTAGTGCAGACTTTAAGGGAATCATCACAGTGTGCTTTCAAAGACTTGGAGATTCCTTTCTCTATGCTCCTCTCTATAAACCTATGTAATCCAGTGATCTGCACCCTTTACATCTTTATCTTTCCAATAGCTTGCATTCTAAGGGACAGAactatttcttttcaattttatatcTCTAGAGCctgacatggagaaggcaatggcaccccactccagttcccttgcctggagaaccccatggatgaaggagcctggtaggctgcagtccatggggtcgctaagagttggatatgactgagcaacttcactttcacttttcactttcatgcattggagaaggaaatggcaacccattccagtgttcttgcctgtagaatcccaggaatgggggagcctggtgggctgccgtctatggggtcacacagagtcagccaacgactgaagcgacttagcagcagcagcagagcctaACATAATCCCCAGCACATAGAAGTTTAATAgatgttttttgaatgaatgaaagtctgGCTAAAATTTCCATACTGGAGACAGGGAGTATAGTAAAGTGAACATTTAAGTAGAGGGATGGCCTAAATAAAGGAAATGGATTTGAAAGTACTGTGCAGTCCTTTCATCCCAGCAGAGGCTCAGATGCTGTGCAATGAAGGAAACTGCTACTAGTGAATCAACAATTATTGTTTGAGAGGTTTTCTTACTGCCCTGTATCTTTCTGAGTACAGAAAAGCTCTGTAGTAGTAAAGAAAAGTTCTAGGTTCTGGTTTCATTCTGCTGCTTACTAGCTGAGTGACTGGATAGTCAATCACTTTACTGtctggggcctcagtttcctcatcatttgtacaatgagaataaaaaataaaaaacttaggtAAATAAATTACCTAATTTATTACCTACCTGTCATTTAAGGAACACTTAGTATATGCCAAGCTCTATTATCTCATATTATATCCATAAAACTTTATGAGGTAGATGTGACCATTTCCATTTAAAGATAAGAAATATCACTATGtggtacatctgaaactaatataatactgtaagtcaattatacttcaataaaaataaatttttaatgataAGGAGACTAAAGCTTTGAGAGATAACTTGCTATAGACTGTATACAACTAGTCTAATTGTTAGAGCTAGGATTCAGACCAAGTTGTCTTGTTCTGAAATCCTCATTTcatgggacttccgtggtggtccagtggttaagactctgggcttccactgaggaggcatgggttcaatccctggtctggaactaagagcccacatgctgtgttgcatggccaaaaaaataaaatcctcacTTTGAACTGGTCTATTAAACTAACTAGATTCTAACGACCTTCTAGCTCTTGGctcaaaggcagaggaacaatgTCCCATATATGGTACTTCTGGGAAGtaataaaagcaacagaaaatttACAAATTAATTCATATCGTCTTGGAACTAGAAGGGACCTAGGATATTATCTaggcaaaataaaatgaatagcaTCAAAGTACTTGGCAAAGTAAAAGTATAAAACTGCAAGCCGCTTTTAACTGCTTTTACTGTTCAGATCAATccgattttatttttaaactcattATAGCATAAGATTTTATTAGTCAAGTTTATTTTAGTAGTCTTGGCCTAGAGTGGAAACAGCTTTGATATTGGACAGTTATAAGAATTATGATCTCCCAAACTGGTGCCTTTATGGGATGAATTTTTAGTAAAACTGGCTGCCTGGCCTCGGGTAATAAAATACTGATATACTGTGTCTGTGGtttctatattttattatctAGTTTCTTTACTCATAAAGCATTAATGAGCCTCTGCTGTGTGCCAAGTTTGTGCGATGTTGAGGAGAATCTTAGGGATACAGAGACAGCAAGTCACCAGTCTTGCCCTTAAATGACTCACAATTTGCGCAGGACAAATATGCCTAACAGTATAATATAATAAGATAGGTATTATTATGGCAATATTTACAGTATGCATTGGGATCCCTGAAGAAGATAACACAAAGGGAATGGTAGTTGTTGAGAAGTTTTCCAGGCCAAGAAGGGAGCAGTGGTGAAGCGTTCCAGGCAGATAAAGCCACAAAAGTGTGAAAGATCATgaaattttggaagaaaaataaaaaggatggcAAAAGGTGTAAGTGGCAGAAGAAGGGAGGTGTGACTGGACTTCCTATGAAGGCAAGATTGAGGATGCCCTTGAATGGTAATTTGGATTTTATCTCTGACCCAGTTCATAAGCAAGGTAGTGGATTGATcaggttaagttttttttttaaagatatatgtcAGCAGAGTAGAAGATAAGTTGAAACGGAGGGAGGAAGACCAGTTAAAAAACTTAACAATGCCCAAATGAGACATATTGAGTCTGTTGGCAATGTGAAGTCAATGGCAGAAGCTGAGACCAGAGATGAGAGAGTTTTTTGCAGCATTTTTGTTGACTTCTTGGGTATAGATGGTGAAAGAGAAGTGTGAGTTAAGGATGACAGTGATATTTCTACCTTGGGAGGCAGGTAGATATAGATGGTGATGCCAGCCACTGTGTTTAGTGATGAATAAAGTAGGCACTAAATAAATACTTGATCGgtgaaattattaatattataatattaataatatttgttaATTAATCCACTGGGACTTGCTTGGAGGCACAGTGGTTAAGGGGGCCTTAAccactacagggggcatgggttccagccttggtcggggaactaagagcccacgtgTCTCGCaaaatggccaaaataaataagataagcaTTCCTGGGAGGAGTAAAAAGGTCCAGAATTCTAGCTCTATCACTAGCTTGCTAGGCAaataacttaacctctctgagcctcagctcctTCATCTTTATGGCACATTGCTCCACCACCTTTGAGCCAAGAGCTAGAAAGGCATCAGAATCTAGTTAGTTTCAAAGTGAGTTCCTTCATCTTTACAGTAGTTTCAAAATCTAGGGGTCCCTAAGACTCTTTAGGGATCCAcaaggtcaaaactattttcatagtaATAATAGCAAGACTTtatatgtcttttttattttcatgggtgCACACTGTGTTTTCCAGAAGCCATGTGACCTGTGATACTGGAGCAGATGCTTGTAAAGGCAGATATGAGAAGCCTGTTGTCTTCAATTAAATCAGACATGCAAGTGATTTACAGAAATGTAAAACAGTGCTTCTGTTCTTGCTACatgttcattatttttgttttagaaaatatattattttccattaaaatatttatgttaacatataacagtgttttaaatttttaaagttttaatttataataaatattgttaGATGTGATTAACATAAGTAAAAGCTTTTttcctcaataattttttaaaatgtaaaggggCCCTAAAACCAAAAAGTGTGAAAAACTACTGATCAATAAAATAGGGATATCAACCCTTTATAATCTTGGTTGTTATAGGGCCAGATAAGACTCTTAACAATCACTTTAAAAGGCatgagatgaaaaaaataaaaaataaaaggcatgagATGCTGTACAAATATAAGGTGGATTGTTATTACTGTCATTAATTgtggtgacttttttttaaagatggaacAGATTAAGCGTGCAAACCGCCTTTATACTAATGACTCCATCTTCCTGAAGAAAACCCTCTACATCCCCATCCTGACAGAGCCCAGAGACCTGTTCAATGGTTTGGATTCTGAGGAAGAGAAGGATGGAGAAGAAGCAGTACAGCCAAGTAAGGATGAAGTTCGACCACACTCAGCTGAGAGGAAGAAACGAGAAAGAGGTTTAGGACATGCCAATGGTGAAGTCCTTCCCACACCTGGCCAGGAGCCCCCCATACATGACCTTTCTGCCTCCGATTTCCTTAAGAAGCTTGATTCACAGATCAGCCTGTCAAAGAAGGCTGCTACCCAGAAGCTGAAAAAGGGGGAAAGTGGGTGAGTCTTGAATGGGTCCTTTTAAGTCCCTCCATAAATTTCCCTGTTCCCCCAACCTTACCTGATCAGACACAAAGTAAGCCCAGTGTCAGTAGAAGTAAGGTGAAGCCTTTTCCTCAGGTGGCCCCAAGACAATTCGCAGAGCCCATGGCTGTTGGAATGCGTGGAGGCACTGGAAAATGATTCTGAGTTCCCAGTAGAGGGAAACAGTTGGCTGTTCATTCTGCTCTGATGATCCATGAAGGAACGTTAGGGTTAGGATTTACCCATAGGGTGTTGGGCTACATCGTAAAGCAACCAGTTCATGTACATTAGAGGAAGACAGCTTCCCACTTACTTCTTCGCTCAGCCCACCTCAGTTTCTTCCCTTGATCTGTTgctctttcccccttttcctcgCCTGCAGGATACCTGGGGAGGATTCAAGTCTTCACCTGAGCTCTCCTCGGATGCAGCAACGAGCAGTCCTAGGTCCTGTGCCACTGACCCAGACCTCTCGGACCCGGACACTTCGGGACCAGGAAGATGAAATCTTCAAACTCTGAGGTCCCCAGAATGGATTGAGAGAAGCCAGATGCTGAAGGAGTATCGTGAgggagagaggagctggaggtGAGGCTCAGGAACATGGCTTCCCAGCCTACCTCCCCAcactcctgccatctccccaGCCTCCTTGTCCGGCAAGAGTTCCTTGGCCTGGAGCAGTTCTATTGGCAAGGGTAGGGGATGGGAAACAGACCCCTTCTCTGTTCTTGGGCTGAGTCTAGAATTGGTCTTTAGACTCAAAAGGTCTTTTTACATCCCTGCTGCCCTTCCCGTCCCTTTCATGATTCCTTGGCCTTAGAGCCAAGGGAGGCAGGGACTCCCCTAGCCCCTAACTTCCTCCCCATCTCCAACTCTGTTACCTAATTTATTTGGTGCTATATTGAAGTAATATTTATTTGCTGTACCTTATTGTTTCCCACCCTTAGCTGAAAAATGGAATTTCTCTAGCCCTGGGATGAGGGGAACCCAGGAACAGTGAGCCAGTGATTTCTAGTCCACTTTCCCCACCTTCTTAGCCAACCATGTTATTGAGCATGGGCCATCAGTGATCTAGCCCTGCTGCAGGGAGTGGCAGACTGTGCCGGGTCTTGCC is a window of Muntiacus reevesi chromosome 1, mMunRee1.1, whole genome shotgun sequence DNA encoding:
- the SCNM1 gene encoding sodium channel modifier 1 isoform X3, with the translated sequence MLRDGRFACAICPHRPVLDTLAMLTAHRAGKKHLSSLQLFYGKKPPGKGTEQNPRQHNELRREETTAEAPLLTQTRLITQSALHRAPHYNSCCRRKYRPEAARPSVSRPPLPPPEIEPQGGKINREPEPEAGSQTKESATVSSPAPMSPTRRRALDHYLTLRSSGWIPDGRGRWVKDENVEFDSDEEEPPDLPLD
- the SCNM1 gene encoding sodium channel modifier 1 isoform X1, translated to MSFKREGDDWSQLNVLKVGGEDCVRSSFTCPLKAKRRVGDLLASYIPEDEALMLRDGRFACAICPHRPVLDTLAMLTAHRAGKKHLSSLQLFYGKKPPGKGTEQNPRQHNELRREETTAEAPLLTQTRLITQSALHRAPHYNSCCRRKYRPEAARPSVSRPPLPPPEIEPQGGKINREPEPEAGSQTKESATVSSPAPMSPTRRRALDHYLTLRSSGWIPDGRGRWVKDENVEFDSDEEEPPDLPLD
- the LYSMD1 gene encoding lysM and putative peptidoglycan-binding domain-containing protein 1, with protein sequence MASPSRQAPLGGSGLLQGSRARSYGSLVQSACSPVRERRLEHPLAPGDTLAGLALKYGVTMEQIKRANRLYTNDSIFLKKTLYIPILTEPRDLFNGLDSEEEKDGEEAVQPSKDEVRPHSAERKKRERGLGHANGEVLPTPGQEPPIHDLSASDFLKKLDSQISLSKKAATQKLKKGESGIPGEDSSLHLSSPRMQQRAVLGPVPLTQTSRTRTLRDQEDEIFKL
- the SCNM1 gene encoding sodium channel modifier 1 isoform X2: MSFKREGDDWSQLNVLKKRRVGDLLASYIPEDEALMLRDGRFACAICPHRPVLDTLAMLTAHRAGKKHLSSLQLFYGKKPPGKGTEQNPRQHNELRREETTAEAPLLTQTRLITQSALHRAPHYNSCCRRKYRPEAARPSVSRPPLPPPEIEPQGGKINREPEPEAGSQTKESATVSSPAPMSPTRRRALDHYLTLRSSGWIPDGRGRWVKDENVEFDSDEEEPPDLPLD